AGCTCCCGGCTCCAGCGCCAACTGCTGCGCGCCGCCGCCCGTAGCTCCTGGGGCAGGGCGGCGGAGGTGGTCGCGGTGTACCGCGCCCGATCGGCGGCGGGCAGATCCTGTTCCATCGCCCGGCTGGGGGTCAGCCAGTGGGCGGTGCTCCCGCGCAGCAGGCGGCAGAGCTGCAGTTGCAGGGGCCCGATGACGCTGTGCAGCACGGCGTGGCCACGGGCCACTTCGCCGCGGGCCAGGACGTGGGCGAGCATGAGGGTCCAGTTGGCCAGCTCGTGGGTGAGCTGCTGCGCGGTGGTGGCGGGCTCCGGCGGCCGGAACGCGGCCAGGTGCCGGGCGGCCCGGGTCAGTCGTCCGGTGCGGTCCAGCAGGACGGCGCTCTCGGGCCGGGGCAGGTGCACCGCCCCTTCCCAGGCGGGCACTTCGTCGATGCCGGGCCCGGCCGCGGTGATGTGGAACTCTCCCCGCATGAGGTCGTCGAAGACGACGGCGAGGATGCCGTGCATGTTGGTGTACGCCAGCTCGAGCGGCGCCAGTTGAGCCAGGAACGCGGGCCCGTCGAAGTCGTCGACGTGCTCGTCCTGGACGTAGAGATACGCCTCGATGTCGGAGTGGGCGTCGGCCTCGCCGAGCGTCCAGGAACCGTAGAGCAGGACGCCTTCGAGACGGGGCTCGGACTGGGCGAGTTCCCGCAGCCGGGCGATGCGGTCGTCCAGCGCGGGGCAGGCGGAACGAGATGACATGGCGGAACGCGAGGACATGATGATGGCTGACTCCTGAGTGAGCGTGCGGACTTGCGCCCACGCACGCGCCAACGCCCGGCGTCGGCCGGGCGGGGGAAGGTGGACCGTGTCGTGCCGGTCTGCTCAGGAAACGCCCATGGACGGGATTCTACGGAACCTGTCTCTGCGTCAGCAACGGAGTAGGCCGCGCCAGGTAACGCCGCAGTGCTTCAACACCATCGGGGACGAACGTCCACCGTCGAAGCGCATCCCGCAACTCGCTCTCAGTGACCCAGCCGTGCCAGGCGATCGCCGCCGGGTCAGGAGCGATCACCTCGGTGACGACGGCTTCGTGCACCCCGAGCCAGTACGGACTGATCGCGCCTCGGCACAGGAACTTGAAGACGAACCGCACCGGCGCCTCGACCCCCAGCTCCTCGGCGAGCTCGCGGGCTGCCGCCTCCTCGTACGACTCCCCGACTTCCGTCGCCCCACCGATCAGCCAGTCGTACTGACCCGGGAACCGGGACAAGTTCTCCGCTCTCCTGTGCACCAGGACACGGCCCTGCGGATCACGGCAAACCGTCGTCGCAATCCGGTGCAGCCAGTGGTTCTCGATGGCTTCGCTCCGCTCCACCGCCCCAAGCACCCGGTCCTGCTCGTCCACTCGCTCGACCGGTTCGCTCACACCGCCGGCTCGCGGTTGTCCGCTCTCGCGCACGCGCCCCCCTCAAGGCATCCCATTAACCACTTTCCCACCATCCCTCAAACCACTGAACGGCCGGGTCTCTCCCCCTACCTCACTCAGGCCGCGACGCAAGGGGCCCCGGATCTCTCCGGGGCCCCTGGCCCGTACGCACGCCATTCGGCCTCGCCTATTCCACCTCGACCCAGTCGAAGCTGCGTTCCACGGCCTTCTTCCAGCCCGCGTACCCCTTCTCCCGCTGCTCGTCGCTCCACTGCGGCTCCCACCGCTTGGACTCGTGCCAGTGCAGGCGGAGCTCGTCGGTGCTCTCCCAGAAGCCGGTGGCGAGCCCCGCCGCGTAGGCGGCGCCGAGCGCGGTGGTCTCGGCGACGACCGGGCGACTGACCGGTACGCCGAGGATGTCGGCCTGGGTCTGCATGCACAGCTCGTTGGCGGTGACGCCGCCGTCGACCCGCAGCACGTCGAGTGCCACCCCGGAGTCCTGCTCCATCGCCTCGGCCACGTCGCGGCTCTGGTAGCAGATGGCCTCCAGGGTCGCCCTGGCGAGGTGTGCGTTGGTGTGGAACCTGGCGAGACCGACGATCGCGCCCCGGGCGTCGGAGCGCCAGTAGGGCGCGAACAGGCCGGAGAACGCCGGTACGAAGTAGATACCGCCGCTGTCCTCCACCTGCCGGGCCAGTGTCTCGACCTCGGCGGAGGAGGAGATGATGTGCATCTGGTCGCGCAGCCACTGCACGGCGGACCCGGTGACCGCCATGGACCCCTCCAGCGCGTACACCGCCGGGGCGTCCCCGAACTGGTACGCCAGCGTGGTCAGCAGACCCTTGCTGGACCGGACGATCTCCGTGCCCGTGTTGAGGACCAGGAAGTTGCCGGTGCCGTAGGTGTTCTTCGCCTCGCCCGGGCGGAAGCAGACCTGGCCGACGGTGGCCGCCTGCTGGTCCCCGAGGACGCCGGTGATGGGTACGGCGGTGCGCAGCGGACGGGTGGTGCGGGTGGTTCCGAACGCCTCCGGGTGCGAGGACGGGTTGATGGCCGGGAGCATGGCGCGCGGGATTCGGAAGATGTCGAGCAGCTCGTCGTCCCAGTCGAGGGTCTCCAGGTTCATCAGCATGGTGCGGCTGGCGTTGGTGACGTCCGTGGCGTGGATGCCGCCGTTCGGACCGCCGGTGAGGTTCCACAGCACCCAGGCGTCCGTGTTCCCGAACACGGCCCGGCCGTCCTCGGCGGCTTCCCGGACCCCGTCGACGTTCTCGAGGATCCACTTGATCTTTCCGCCGGAGAAGTACGTCGCCGGCGGCAGCCCCGTCTTGCGCCGGATGAGGTCGCCGTGCTCCCGCTCCAGCGCCGCGGCGATCGAGTCGGTGCGGGTGTCCTGCCAGACGATGGCGTTGTAGTACGGCTGACCGGTACTGGGATCCCAGATGACCGTGGTCTCCCGCTGGTTGGTGATCCCGATGGCATTCAGGTCGGCGGCGGACAGGTCGCCCTGGCGGATGGCGTTCTGCATCGTGGAGTTCGTACGTTCCCAGATCTCCACGGGGTCGTGCTCGACCCAGCCGGAGCGCGGGAAGAGCTGCTCGTGTTCGAGCTGATGACGTGCGACCTCGTTGCCGTCGTGGTCGAAGATCATGAAGCGGGTGCTGGTGGTGCCTTGGTCCACCGCGCCGACGAATTCAGGCATGGTCGTCCCTCTCACTGGTCCGGCGCGGGCACCCGGCCGGGCTCCTGCTTCGCCTCGGGAGACGGCAGGAAGGGGGTGATCAACAGGCGGTAGAGCAGCGCACCGAGCGGGCCGCCGACCAATGGGCCGACGATCGGCACCCAGAAGTAGAGGTCGCCGTTCTGATCTCGCCAGGCGCCTCCGTAGCCCGTGAGGAACGCGGCCAGCCTGGGCCCGAGGTCACGGGCCGGGTTGATCGCGTAACCGGCGTTGGTTCCCCAGGCCATGCCGATGGCGACGACGATCAGGCCGATGATGAACGGGGCCATGTTCGCGCCCGGTGGCGTGTTCAGCAGGTCGGTGACCGCGAAGACCAGCAGCACCAGCAGGGCCGTGCCGATGATCTGGTCGCGGAAGGCTCCGAGCTGGCTGATCGGGAGCCCGCCGTTGCCCGGCAGGGTGGAGAAGACGATCTCCGTCTTGTCGGTGTGCCCGGGGTCGGCCCTGGCCAGCACCTCGGTGTAGTTCCAGCGCACGATCAGGGCGGCGACGAAGGCGCCCGCCGTCTGGGCCAGCGCGTACGGCAGGACCTTGCTCCACGGGAAGCCCTTGAAGGCCGCGAGCGCGAGGGTGACCGCGGGGTTGATGTGGGCGCCGCTGACTCGCGCAGCCACGTAGACGCCGAGGACGACGCCGAGGCCCCAGGCCCACGCGATGCTGTCGTGGTCGCCCAGGCCACCGTCGGTCAGCGCGCCACCGGCGACGACCTGCGCGACGACACCGCAGCCGAACAGAATGAGGATCATGGTGCCGGCGAACTCGGCAGAGAGTTCACCGACGAGACGTGCCTTAGATGTAGGTTCCGGCATGTTCCGATCGTCGGCGGCGGCGACGCGAGCGGCATCCGCAGGCGGTCCGACCGGGTGAGCCGGCGCTCAGGCGTCGGGGGCGGCGTCCTCGCTACGGCCCTCGGAGAACTCCCACCAGGCAAGGGGAAGCCAGTCTCCGTCGACGAAACCGTCGACCGCCGACCCCCGACCGCTGATCGACACGGTGGTGCCGGGCGGATAGGTGGTGCCGGACAGTCCGGACACGGGGACGAGCAGGGTCCCGAGGCGTCGTATCACTGTTCGCGCTCTCCCACTTCCACAGAGATAAATCCACAGAGATAAATATGTGATGACAGTAGCCAACTTGTCCGATTGCACACAACGGACGGACCATGAGATAGGGCACAAAAAAACGAGGGCACGACAGCACTACCGCATGGAGGTGCGTAGGCATGAAGGCCGTCGTCTACAAGGGACCGTTCGAAGTCGCGGTCGAGCAAGTGGAGAAGCCCGGACTCCAGCACCCGAACGACGTGATCGTCCGAGTGACGTCCACCGCGATCTGCGGCTCCGATCTGCACATGTACGAGGGCCGCACCGCGGCCGAGCCGGGCATCGTCTTCGGCCACGAGAACCTCGGCATCATCGAGGAAGCCGGCGACGGAGTGTCGTCGCTCAAGCGCGGCGACCGGGTGGTCATGCCCTTCAACGTCGCCTGCGGGTTCTGCAAGAACTGCACGGCCGGCTTCACGGGCTTCTGCGTGACCGTGAACCCCGGGTTCGCGGGCGGCGCGTACGGCTACGTCGCGATGGGACCGTTCACCGGAGGCCAGGCCGAGTACGTACGGGTGCCGTACGCCGACTTCAACTGCCTGAAGCTCCCCGAGGGTGATGCCAACGAGAGCGACTTCGTCCTGCTCGCCGACATCTTCCCGACGGGCTACCACGGCAACGAGCTGGCCGACGTCCGTCCCGGCGAGAGCGTCGCGGTGTACGGCGGCGGGCCGGTCGGCCTGATGGCCGCCTACTCCGCCCTGCTGCGCGGCGCCAGGAAGGTGTTCGTCGTCGACCGGGTGGCCGAGCGGCTGCAGAAGGCCGAGGAGATCGGCGCGACCCCGGTCAACTTCTCCGACGGCAATCCCGTGGAGCAGATCAAGGACCAGACGGAAGGAGAAGGCACCGACAAGGGCATCGACGCGGTGGGCTACCAGGCCCAGGCCCGCGGCGAGGACCGCGAGGAACCGGCGACCGTCCTGAACTCGCTCGTCGAGACGGTACGCCCGACCGGAGCGCTCGGCATTCCGGGCCTGTACGTCCCCTCCGACCCCGGAGGCCCGGACGAGCAGGCCAAAAAGGGCATGCTGCTGGTCGCCATCGGCAGGCTCTTCGAGAAGGGCCTGCGCCTGGGTACCGGCCAGTGCAACGTGAAGCGCTACAACCGGCAACTGCGCGACATGATCATCGAGGGCCGCGCGCGACCCAGCTTCGTCGTCTCGCACGAGATGTCGCTCGACGAGGCACCGTCGGCGTACGAGAAGTTCGACAAGCGCGTCGAGGGTTACACCAAGGTCGTCCTGCACCCGAACCGGTGACGCGAAAGGCCCCGGATCTCTCCGGGGCCTCTCATCGGTGCGCACTCGGCAGGATTCGAACCTGCAACCTTCTGATCCGTAGTCAGATGCTCTATCCGTTAAGCTACGAGTGCTTGTATTTTCCCGCCGGTCCCGGTCCTTCTGGCCCGCTCGCGGCGACAGGAAGAACATTACATGACTGCCGCCGTCATGTGAAATCCGTTTGCCGTAGCCCTTGTGGCCTGCGGAAACGCCCCTGTGGGCGGGTGTGGGGACAGGGCTGTGAACGACGAAGCCCCGGCCAGTTGGACCGGGGCTTCGTGATCGAGCGCGGAGGCGGAGGGATTTGAACCCTCGATGGGCTTTAAGGCCCAAACCGCATTAGCAGTGCGGCGCCATAGACCGGACTAGGCGACGCCTCCAGCACAGCCGCCCGCGCGAGCGCGAGTGGTGCGTGCAGATGATGACACAGTCGAGCGGGGTGTCACCAATCGCCTCCCACGGTACTAGGCAGGCGGGTCGCAGAGCAAAGCACTTCACCGGCCCGGGCGCCGGTCGGGCGGCGCGCAACGTCGGCGGGACACAGGCGTTAGTCAGGGCATGTCGCAGGTCTTCCGGCTCGGCCGGTTCGCAGGATTCACTCAGTTGATCGTCGCCGTCGGCTCCGTCGTGTCCGTGTCCGCCACGCCCGCCGCCGCCTCCTCTCTCGCCGCGTCCCCGCCCGTCCGGGGCGAGGACCGGGCGGCCGGCGATCACCTCACGGTCACCGTGCGGAACGCGGGCGGGGGTGCCGACGGGACGTACGAGGTGGACTGTCACCCCAGTGGGGGGAGTCATCCCGACGTGAGCGCGGCGTGTGGGGCCGTCGACCGGAACACGCGCTGGGGGAAGGACGCCTTCGCCCCCGTGCCGCGGGACAGCTTCTGCACCATGCAGTACGGCGGGCCGGCCACCGCGCATGTCACGGGGACGTGGGCCGGGCGGCCCGTCGACGCGAGGTTCGACCGCAGCAACGGCTGTGAGATCGGGCGCTGGGATCGGTTCGTGCCGCTGCTGCCCGACCTCAGGGCTCCGGCTCAGGCCCGGTAGGCGGCCTTGCGGGTTCCCAGGGCGCGCCGCCCCACCGTCACGGCTGTTTCATGGCGGATGCCCCGACTCCGCAAGGGTCCGCGCGAAAGTGCCGTAAAGGTCCCGCGAACGTCTCGCGGAGCCGAAGGGGACGGCTGAGCAGGAACCCTTGCATGTGGTCGCATGTCCGGTCACACGTTCTGCTTCACTTCCTCGTGCGACCTCCCTCTCATCCGGCGTCGCGAGCGCAACCACTGCCCTTAGACTCCCTCGCGTGACACGTCGCGGGCAGGTTGGCAAGATGGCCCG
The nucleotide sequence above comes from Streptomyces sp. NL15-2K. Encoded proteins:
- a CDS encoding SSI family serine proteinase inhibitor; the encoded protein is MSQVFRLGRFAGFTQLIVAVGSVVSVSATPAAASSLAASPPVRGEDRAAGDHLTVTVRNAGGGADGTYEVDCHPSGGSHPDVSAACGAVDRNTRWGKDAFAPVPRDSFCTMQYGGPATAHVTGTWAGRPVDARFDRSNGCEIGRWDRFVPLLPDLRAPAQAR
- a CDS encoding NUDIX domain-containing protein — its product is MSEPVERVDEQDRVLGAVERSEAIENHWLHRIATTVCRDPQGRVLVHRRAENLSRFPGQYDWLIGGATEVGESYEEAAARELAEELGVEAPVRFVFKFLCRGAISPYWLGVHEAVVTEVIAPDPAAIAWHGWVTESELRDALRRWTFVPDGVEALRRYLARPTPLLTQRQVP
- a CDS encoding glutathione-independent formaldehyde dehydrogenase produces the protein MKAVVYKGPFEVAVEQVEKPGLQHPNDVIVRVTSTAICGSDLHMYEGRTAAEPGIVFGHENLGIIEEAGDGVSSLKRGDRVVMPFNVACGFCKNCTAGFTGFCVTVNPGFAGGAYGYVAMGPFTGGQAEYVRVPYADFNCLKLPEGDANESDFVLLADIFPTGYHGNELADVRPGESVAVYGGGPVGLMAAYSALLRGARKVFVVDRVAERLQKAEEIGATPVNFSDGNPVEQIKDQTEGEGTDKGIDAVGYQAQARGEDREEPATVLNSLVETVRPTGALGIPGLYVPSDPGGPDEQAKKGMLLVAIGRLFEKGLRLGTGQCNVKRYNRQLRDMIIEGRARPSFVVSHEMSLDEAPSAYEKFDKRVEGYTKVVLHPNR
- a CDS encoding MIP/aquaporin family protein, producing the protein MPEPTSKARLVGELSAEFAGTMILILFGCGVVAQVVAGGALTDGGLGDHDSIAWAWGLGVVLGVYVAARVSGAHINPAVTLALAAFKGFPWSKVLPYALAQTAGAFVAALIVRWNYTEVLARADPGHTDKTEIVFSTLPGNGGLPISQLGAFRDQIIGTALLVLLVFAVTDLLNTPPGANMAPFIIGLIVVAIGMAWGTNAGYAINPARDLGPRLAAFLTGYGGAWRDQNGDLYFWVPIVGPLVGGPLGALLYRLLITPFLPSPEAKQEPGRVPAPDQ
- the glpK gene encoding glycerol kinase GlpK; the protein is MPEFVGAVDQGTTSTRFMIFDHDGNEVARHQLEHEQLFPRSGWVEHDPVEIWERTNSTMQNAIRQGDLSAADLNAIGITNQRETTVIWDPSTGQPYYNAIVWQDTRTDSIAAALEREHGDLIRRKTGLPPATYFSGGKIKWILENVDGVREAAEDGRAVFGNTDAWVLWNLTGGPNGGIHATDVTNASRTMLMNLETLDWDDELLDIFRIPRAMLPAINPSSHPEAFGTTRTTRPLRTAVPITGVLGDQQAATVGQVCFRPGEAKNTYGTGNFLVLNTGTEIVRSSKGLLTTLAYQFGDAPAVYALEGSMAVTGSAVQWLRDQMHIISSSAEVETLARQVEDSGGIYFVPAFSGLFAPYWRSDARGAIVGLARFHTNAHLARATLEAICYQSRDVAEAMEQDSGVALDVLRVDGGVTANELCMQTQADILGVPVSRPVVAETTALGAAYAAGLATGFWESTDELRLHWHESKRWEPQWSDEQREKGYAGWKKAVERSFDWVEVE
- a CDS encoding nucleotidyltransferase domain-containing protein; amino-acid sequence: MSSRSACPALDDRIARLRELAQSEPRLEGVLLYGSWTLGEADAHSDIEAYLYVQDEHVDDFDGPAFLAQLAPLELAYTNMHGILAVVFDDLMRGEFHITAAGPGIDEVPAWEGAVHLPRPESAVLLDRTGRLTRAARHLAAFRPPEPATTAQQLTHELANWTLMLAHVLARGEVARGHAVLHSVIGPLQLQLCRLLRGSTAHWLTPSRAMEQDLPAADRARYTATTSAALPQELRAAARSSWRWSRELSAEAAERWGIRVPGSLHERISDLLVTNG